The nucleotide window ACACGCCCTCGTCGGCGCGCAGCGTGAGCTGGCCGAGGAGACCGACGTCGTCGCATCCGAGTGGAATGTGCTCACCGAGTTCTACACCTCCCCGGGCGGCAGCAACGAGGTTATCCGCATCTACCTGGCCCGCGGGCTGTCGCCGGCCCCCGAGGCCTTCGACCGCACCGACGAGGAAGCCGACATGGTCACCCGCTGGGTGTCCCTGGACGACGCCGTCGACGCCGCGCTCGCCCGCCGGGTGCAGAACCCGTCGCTCGTGCTCGGCGTGCTCGCCGCCGCCGCCTCCCGCGCACGCGGCTGGTCGTCGCTGGCGCCGGCCGACCTGCCCTGGCCGCGGCATCCGTCGAACTGGGACCACACGGTGTGACCGGCCCCGTGTTCGTCGAGGAGGCCGTGCACTCGTATCTGCGGCACGTCTCGATTGAACGCGGGCTCTCGGCCAACACGGTCGCCGCGTACCGGCGCGACCTGGTCATCTACGCCGGCTGGCTCACGGATGCCGGTGTCACCGACCTGCGCGCGGTCACCTCGTCGCAGGTGAGCGGGTTCGTGCAGCACCTGAGCAGCCGGGTCGAGTCGCCGCTGACCGCGGCGTCGGTGGCGCGCGTGCTGTCCACCGTGCGCGGATTCCACCGGTTTCTGCTCGAGGAATCCCTCGTGGACGAAGACGTGGCGCACGAGACCAAACCGCCCAAGCTGGGCCTCAGGCTGCCCAAGGCCATCTCGATCGAGCAGGTGACCGCGCTGCTGGCCGCGACCGACGGCGAGGAGCTGCCGCAGCTGCGCGACAAGGCGCTGCTCGAGCTGCTCTACGCCACCGGGGCGCGGGTGTCTGAGGTGGTGAACCTCAACGTGGACGACATGCTCGAGGAAGACGTGGTGCGCCTCACCGGCAAGGGCAACAAGCAGCGCATCGTTCCGGTGGGCAGCTTCGCCCGCGCCGCCGTGGACGCCTACCTGGTGCGGGCCCGGCCGGCGCTGTCGGCGCGCGGCAAGGCCACCCCGGCGCTGTTCCTCGGCGTGCGCGGGCACCGGGTGAGCCGGCAGAACGCGTGGTTGATCATCCGTGCCGCGGCCGAACGTGCCGAGCTGGGCATCGAGGTGTCGCCGCACACGCTGCGGCACTCGTTTGCCACCCACCTGCTGTCCGGCGGCGCCGACGTGCGCGTGGTGCAGGAGCTGCTCGGCCACTCCTCGGTGGCCACCACCCAGATCTACACCCTCGTCACCATCGACACCCTCCGCGACATGTACACCACGGCGCACCCCCGAGCCCGCTGAGCGGCGGCGATCGCTGGTCTGGGGGCGTCTCGGTCCCGGTGGTCGAGCTCGTCGAGACCCCGTGACGTGCGTGTGTGTCGTGCCCCGATCGCTGGTCGAGCTGGTCGAGACCTCGTGACGTGTCTCGGGATCGGCTCACCGGGTCTCGACAAGCTCGACCAACGCACTGGGTGCGTTCCGCAGTCTGGCCCGCCGGGTCTCGACAAGCTCGACCAGCGCAGGGGGTGCGGTCTGCGTGCCAGCTCCGCGACAATGGGGGAGTGACCCGCACCTCCCCGCCACAGCCCGCAGCGACGCCGGCCGGCCGCTTCGGCATCCGCCGTAACCTGCTGCGACCCGACGACGCCGAGGGTGCCGACCGCGTCACCTATGTTGAGCTGTTCTTCGACCTGATCTTCGTGTTCGCGCTCACCCAGCTGTCCCGGTACCTCTACGAGAACCAGTCCTGGGAGGGCGCGCTGGAGTCGGCGATGCTGGTGCTCGCGCTGTGGTGGCTGTGGGTGTACACGACCTGGGTGACCAACTGGCTCGACCCGGCCAAGCTGCCCGTGCGCGCGGTGGTGCTCGGTCTCGCGCTGGTGGGCTTCGTGGTGAGCGTGTCGATCTACGAGTCGTTCGGCGACCGCGGCATCGTCTTCGCGCTGGCGTACACCGTGCTGCAGCTGGGCCGCACGGTCTTCATGCTGCTCGCCGTGGCCCGGCACGACGCCGAGTTGCGGCGCACCTTCGTGCGCATCCTCGTTTGGCTGGCGCTCTCGAGCGTGTTCTGGATCGTCGGCGCATTGCTGCCGCTGCAATACCGGCTGCCGCTCTGGTTGATCGCGCTGGCCATCGAATACCTCTCCGCCGGGGTGGGTTTTCGGGTGCCGGGACTCGGCGCCGCCGGGATCGACCGCTGGGACCTCTCCGGCCCGCACATCGCCGAGCGCAGCGCCCTGTTCGTGATCATCGCCCTGGGCGAATCGCTGCTCGTGACCGGGTTCGCGTTCGTCGACAAGGAGTCGTCGGCGGAGAGCATCCTGGGCATGCTGCTCGCGTTCGGCGCGAGCGTGGCCATGTGGTGGCTCTACTTCGACCACAGCGAACGCGCCGGCGCGAAGGCGATCAGTGCGGCCGCGGAGCCGGGACGGATCGCCCGGCTGGCGTACACCTACGTGCACGCGGTGATCATCGCCGGCATCGTGCTCACCTCCGTGGCCGACAAGGAGGTGCTCTCGCATCCGCACGCCCAGATGACCCTGTCGACCGCGGTAGTGCTGGTGGGCGGCCCGCTGCTCTACGTGCTCGGGATGCTGCTGTTCCGGCTGGTGGTGGCGCGGGAGTTGCTCGTGTCGTACCTCGTGGGCGTTGGGGCGCTGCTGGTCGCGTTCGCGGCCGCGTTTGTGCTCACGCCGCTGCAGCTGGGCGCGGTGACCACGGTGGTGCTGATGATCGTGGCCGGCTGGGAGACCGTGGTGCGGGTGCGCGCCGGCACCGACGACAAGAAGGCCGGCTGACCGCTGCTGCCGCTCGCGCTCGCGCCCGCGCCCGGGCCGCGCCGCACCAATCCGCGCGCATCGGCCGCAACTGTTGCCGAAGCGGACAAATGGTCCCGGCACACCGGGTGCAATTGTCCGCATTGGGAACAGTTGGGCACGGGGGAGGGTCGAAGCGGCGGGCGCGGATGGCGCGGGGCAGGTGACGGCACACCGGGGGGCTTGGCGGGGGCGGGCTTGTCTGCTCGGTACAATCGACCAAGTGAACTGCATGACGGATCGAGGACAGCCCAGTGGCGCGTAAGACGGATAGCCGGACGCAGCTTCCCGGACTCGAGGAACTCCCCACCGGCGCAACCGGACGGCCGGTGCAGGTGTTCGACGAACCCGCCCCGCTGAAGGCGCACGGCCCCGCACGCATCATCTCGCTGTGCAACCAGAAGGGCGGCGTCGGCAAGACGACGACCACCATCAACCTGGGTGCCGCGCTGGCCGGCTACGGCCGCCGCGTGCTCGCCATCGACTTCGACCCGCAGGGCGCCCTGTCGGCCGGCCTGGGCGTGCCCACGCACGACGTCACCACCATCTACGACCTGCTCCTCAGCGGCTCCAAGGACCCCAAGGAAGCCATTCAGCAGACCTCGGTGGAGGGCCTGGACATCATCCCGGCCAACATTGACCTCTCCGCCGCGGAGGTGCACCTCGTCAACGAGGTCGCCCGTGAGCAGATCCTGGCCCGGGTGCTGCGCAAGGTCTCCAACGACTACGACGTGATCCTCATCGACTGCCAGCCGTCGCTGGGCATCCTCACCGTGAACGCGCTCACCGCCAGCCACGGCGTGCTCATCCCGCTGGAGTGCGAGTTCTTCGCCCTGCGCGGCGTGGCCCTTCTCATCGAAACCATCGACAAGGTGCGCGACCGGCTCAACCCGGCCATCGAACTCGACGGCATCCTGGCCACCATGTACGACTCCCGCACGCTGCACTCGCGCGAGGTGCTCGAGCGGGTTGTCGACGCGTTCGGCGACCGGGTGCTCGACACCGTCATCGGCCGCACCGTCAAATTCCCGGATGCCAGTGTCGCGGGGGTGCCGATTACCGAGTTCGCTCCGGAGCACGCCGCCGCCAAGGCCTACAAGCAGGCGGCGCGGGAACTGATCCAGCGTGGCGCGGTCGCCTAAGCGGCCCACGGCCGCTCCGGCCCGCGTCGCGGCGACCACCGCGACGGCCAGCGCCGGCACGACCGGATCCGGCGCGAATGGCCCCACGGCCGCACCCGGCTTCTCGGTGGCGCTGCAGAACTTCGAGGGCCCGTTCGACCTGCTGCTCTCGCTGATCGGCAAGCACGAACTCGACATCACCGAGATCTCGCTCAGCCGGGTCACCGACGAGTTCATCTCCTACCTGCGCGGCCTCGACGCCGCGGAGGAGCTCGACCAGGCCACCGAGTTCCTCGTGGTGGCCGCCACCCTGCTCGACCTCAAGCTGGTGGGCCTGCTCCCGCAGGGCGAGCTAGTGGATGCCGAGGACGTGGCGCTGCTTGAGGCCCGCGACCTGCTCTTCGCCCGGCTGCTGCAGTACCGGGCGTTCAAGACCGCGTCGGCGTGGTTTCTCGAGCACCTCGAACACGAGGCCACCCGGCACGTGCGCTCGGTGCGGCTCGAGGAGAAGTACCGCACCACGACGCCCGAGCTGGTCTGGACACTGTCGCTGGGGGACTTCGGCGCTCTGGCCGCGCTGGCGCTCACGCCGCGGGAGCTGCCGACCGTGGGGCTGGAGCATCTGCACGCGCCGCTGGTGAGCATCCGCGAGCAGGCCGCCATCGTGGTGGCGATGCTGCGCGCCAACCAGAGCCTCACCTTTCGGGAGCTGATCGTGGACTGTGCGGCGAAGGGCCTCGTGATCGCCCGTTTTCTTGCCGTGCTGGAGCTGTACCGGCATGGCGCCCTCACCTTCGACCAGATGGAGCCCCTGGGCGAGCTGAGCTTGCACTGGGACGCCGACGGCTGGACTGATGACAACCTTGCGAACCTCGGAGCCGACTATGACGCTTGATGCCAGCACTGCCGCGGTCGAAACAGAGGCTCACGGGGTCTCGACAAGCTCGACCAGCGAAGAAGGCTCGACCGGCGAGACGGGCGCGACCGATCGTGGGTCGAGCTTGTCGAGACCTGGTGACGGGGTCTCGACAAGCTCGACCAGCGAAGTGGGCTCGACCAGCGATGGGGGAGCGACCAGCGGCGGGGGAGCGGTCGCGATTGAGCGGCGGCTCGAAGCGATCTTGATGGTGGCTGATGAGCCGCAGAGCCTGGTGCACCTGGCCACCGCGGTCGCGCATCCGCTGGTGGAGGTGCGCGAGGCCATCCTGCGGCTCGTCGCCGACTTCGACGGCGTCGACGGCACCGTGCGCCGCGGCTTCGAACTGCGCGAGGTGGCCGGCGGCTGGCGCATCTACGTGCGCGCCGAACACGACCCGGTCGTGGCCGACTTCGTGCTCACCCAGAACCCCAGCCGGCTCTCGCAAGCCGCCCTGGAGACCCTCGCGGTGATCGCTTACAAGCAACCGATCAGCCGCGGCGCGGTAGCCTCGATCAGGGCCGTTAACGTCGACTCGGTGGTGCGCACCCTTCTGGGGCGCGGATTGATCACCGAGGCATTCACCGATAGCGAGACCGGCGCGATCAATTACGCCACCACC belongs to Cryobacterium sp. SO2 and includes:
- a CDS encoding NUDIX hydrolase, which produces MPESLSDRAAADALLPRIEDEPAPTAVTTSTVQFEGHVWNIRQDAFDYNGAEIVREYVDHPGAVAILALDDQDRVLLIQQYRHPVRMREWELPAGLLDIDGEHALVGAQRELAEETDVVASEWNVLTEFYTSPGGSNEVIRIYLARGLSPAPEAFDRTDEEADMVTRWVSLDDAVDAALARRVQNPSLVLGVLAAAASRARGWSSLAPADLPWPRHPSNWDHTV
- a CDS encoding low temperature requirement protein A, which produces MTRTSPPQPAATPAGRFGIRRNLLRPDDAEGADRVTYVELFFDLIFVFALTQLSRYLYENQSWEGALESAMLVLALWWLWVYTTWVTNWLDPAKLPVRAVVLGLALVGFVVSVSIYESFGDRGIVFALAYTVLQLGRTVFMLLAVARHDAELRRTFVRILVWLALSSVFWIVGALLPLQYRLPLWLIALAIEYLSAGVGFRVPGLGAAGIDRWDLSGPHIAERSALFVIIALGESLLVTGFAFVDKESSAESILGMLLAFGASVAMWWLYFDHSERAGAKAISAAAEPGRIARLAYTYVHAVIIAGIVLTSVADKEVLSHPHAQMTLSTAVVLVGGPLLYVLGMLLFRLVVARELLVSYLVGVGALLVAFAAAFVLTPLQLGAVTTVVLMIVAGWETVVRVRAGTDDKKAG
- a CDS encoding ScpA family protein, whose product is MALQNFEGPFDLLLSLIGKHELDITEISLSRVTDEFISYLRGLDAAEELDQATEFLVVAATLLDLKLVGLLPQGELVDAEDVALLEARDLLFARLLQYRAFKTASAWFLEHLEHEATRHVRSVRLEEKYRTTTPELVWTLSLGDFGALAALALTPRELPTVGLEHLHAPLVSIREQAAIVVAMLRANQSLTFRELIVDCAAKGLVIARFLAVLELYRHGALTFDQMEPLGELSLHWDADGWTDDNLANLGADYDA
- a CDS encoding ParA family protein, which codes for MARKTDSRTQLPGLEELPTGATGRPVQVFDEPAPLKAHGPARIISLCNQKGGVGKTTTTINLGAALAGYGRRVLAIDFDPQGALSAGLGVPTHDVTTIYDLLLSGSKDPKEAIQQTSVEGLDIIPANIDLSAAEVHLVNEVAREQILARVLRKVSNDYDVILIDCQPSLGILTVNALTASHGVLIPLECEFFALRGVALLIETIDKVRDRLNPAIELDGILATMYDSRTLHSREVLERVVDAFGDRVLDTVIGRTVKFPDASVAGVPITEFAPEHAAAKAYKQAARELIQRGAVA
- the xerD gene encoding site-specific tyrosine recombinase XerD, which produces MTGPVFVEEAVHSYLRHVSIERGLSANTVAAYRRDLVIYAGWLTDAGVTDLRAVTSSQVSGFVQHLSSRVESPLTAASVARVLSTVRGFHRFLLEESLVDEDVAHETKPPKLGLRLPKAISIEQVTALLAATDGEELPQLRDKALLELLYATGARVSEVVNLNVDDMLEEDVVRLTGKGNKQRIVPVGSFARAAVDAYLVRARPALSARGKATPALFLGVRGHRVSRQNAWLIIRAAAERAELGIEVSPHTLRHSFATHLLSGGADVRVVQELLGHSSVATTQIYTLVTIDTLRDMYTTAHPRAR
- the scpB gene encoding SMC-Scp complex subunit ScpB: MGSTSDGGATSGGGAVAIERRLEAILMVADEPQSLVHLATAVAHPLVEVREAILRLVADFDGVDGTVRRGFELREVAGGWRIYVRAEHDPVVADFVLTQNPSRLSQAALETLAVIAYKQPISRGAVASIRAVNVDSVVRTLLGRGLITEAFTDSETGAINYATTDLLLVQLGINSLDELPLISPLLADGANGFEDLP